The proteins below come from a single Jaculus jaculus isolate mJacJac1 chromosome X, mJacJac1.mat.Y.cur, whole genome shotgun sequence genomic window:
- the Slc10a3 gene encoding P3 protein — MVLRRGRVGSQQWPGLGELADCTGPLGMLRAVLLLISLPWGAQVMGSANLSTALGYTMPLTGGHYLNIGDGSVTEFEFPEKSEGIIVISSQYPGQANGSGSGPTLWVTSLDTEVLTIKNVSAITWGSGQGFVVSIHSGLVGLAPLQLQLMDLQKAPPMLIEERRDFCIKVSPAEDTPAALSTNLAHFSENPILYLLLPLIFVNKCSFGCKVELKVLKGLLQSPQPMLLGLLGQFLVMPFYAFLMAKVFMLPKALALGLIITCSSPGGGGSYLFSLLLGGDVTLAISMTFISTVAATGFLPLSSAIYGHLLSIHETLHVPISKILGTLLFIAIPIATGVLIKSKLPKFSELLLQVIKPFSFVLLLGGLFLAYHMGVFILVGVRLPIVLVGFTVPLVGLLVGYCLAMCLKLPVAQRRTVSIEVGVQNSLLALAVLQLSLRRLQADYASQAPFIVALSGTSEMLALVIGQFIYSNLFPVS; from the coding sequence ATGGTACTCAGGAGGGGCAGGGTCGGCTCCCAACAATGGCCTGGTCTAGGAGAACTAGCTGACTGCACAGGTCCTCTAGGCATGCTCAGAGCTGTTTTGCTGCTCATCAGCCTGCCATGGGGGGCCCAAGTGATGGGCAGTGCCAACCTCAGCACTGCTCTGGGCTACACTATGCCACTGACAGGTGGCCACTACTTGAACATTGGGGACGGTTCAGTGACGGAATTTGAGTTCCCAGAGAAGAGTGAGGGCATCATCGTCATCTCAAGCCAGTACCCAGGACAGGCCAATGGATCGGGGTCCGGTCCCACATTGTGGGTTACCTCCTTAGACACAGAGGTACTGACCATCAAGAATGTGAGTGCCATAACCTGGGGCAGTGGGCAAGGCTTTGTGGTGAGCATCCACTCAGGTCTCGTTGGGCTGGCTCCACTCCAGCTCCAACTCATGGACCTCCAAAAGGCCCCACCCATGCTAATTGAAGAACGGAGAGACTTCTGCATCAAGGTGTCACCTGCTGAAGACACCCCTGCTGCCCTCAGCACCAACTTGGCCCACTTCTCAGAGAACCCAATACTCTACCTGCTCCTGCCTCTTATCTTCGTCAACAAATGTTCATTTGGGTGCAAAGTAGAACTCAAGGTTCTGAAGGGGCTCCTGCAGAGCCCCCAACCCATGCTGTTGGGCCTCTTGGGCCAGTTTCTGGTCATGCCCTTCTATGCTTTCTTGATGGCCAAAGTCTTCATGCTGCCCAAGGCCCTGGCTCTGGGCCTCATTATTACCTGCTCATCACCTGGTGGGGGAGGAAGCTACCTCTTCAGCCTCCTCCTTGGAGGGGACGTCACCCTGGCCATCTCCATGACTTTCATCTCAACAGTAGCTGCCACTGGCTTTCTGCCACTGTCCTCAGCTATCTATGGTCATCTGCTCAGCATCCACGAGACACTCCATGTACCCATCTCCAAGATCCTGGGAACCCTGCTCTTCATTGCCATACCCATCGCCACGGGCGTGCTGATCAAGTCCAAGCTCCCCAAGTTCTCCGAGCTGCTCCTGCAGGTCATCAAGCCCTTTAGCTTTGTGCTTCTCCTGGGGGGCTTGTTCCTTGCATACCATATGGGGGTCTTCATCCTAGTGGGGGTCAGGTTACCAATCGTACTGGTGGGCTTCACGGTGCCCCTTGTTGGCCTCTTAGTGGGCTACTGCCTGGCCATGTGCCTCAAACTGCCAGTGGCCCAGCGGCGAACAGTCAGTATCGAGGTAGGAGTGCAGAACAGCCTGCTAGCCTTAGCAGTGCTGCAGCTGTCTCTGCGCCGCCTTCAAGCAGACTATGCCTCCCAGGCTCCCTTCATCGTGGCACTGAGTGGTACCTCTGAGATGCTAGCCTTGGTCATTGGCCAGTTTATCTATAGCAACTTGTTCCCAGTTTCATGA
- the Ubl4a gene encoding ubiquitin-like protein 4A, which produces MQLTVKALQGRECSLQVPEDELVSKLKQLVSEKLNVPVRQQRLLFKGKALADEKRLSDYNIGPNSKLNLVVKPLEKVLLEEGAARRLADSPPLPIWQLISKVLARHFSGADASRVLEQLQKDYDRSLSRLTLDDIERLASRFLHPEVTEAMEKGFSK; this is translated from the exons ATGCAGCTGACGGTGAAGGCGCTCCAGGGCCGGGAGTGCAGTCTGCAG GTGCCGGAGGACGAGCTGGTGTCTAAACTGAAGCAGCTGGTCTCCGAGAAGCTGAACGTCCCGGTGCGCCAGCAGCGTCTGCTATTCAAGGGCAAGGCCCTAGCAG ATGAGAAACGACTATCAGATTACAACATTGGGCCCAATTCTAAGCTCAACCTAGTCGTTAAACCTCTGGAGAAGGTATTACTAGAAGAAGGTGCTGCCCGTAGGCTGGCTGACTCCCCACCACTGCCCATCTGGCAGCTGATCTCCAAAGTCCTGGCCCGCCACTTCAGTGGGGCAGATGCCAGCAGGGTCCTGGAACAACTACAGAAG GATTATGACAGGTCCCTGAGCCGCCTGACATTGGATGATATCGAACGCTTGGCCAGCCGCTTCCTGCACCCCGAAGTGACTGAAGCTATGGAGAAGGGGTTCTCCAAATAG